Proteins from a genomic interval of Sphingobacterium lactis:
- a CDS encoding glycoside hydrolase family 15 protein, which translates to MNKRHIYNSGIIGNCNYIAHVHKSTNINWLCWPTFEDSFVFGCLLDVDKGGEFNIRLDDKQINSKQYYLENTNILVTEVRGENDGFRVIDFAPRFIQYERYFKPLMLVRIVEPLYGNPAIKVNCNPKANYGKEDFQKARGSNHVQFTAGSENMRLTTDIPISHFFDTDKNNFILTEKKYMILSYGSPFEAPLAHTAEDFLNRTKLYWRKWTKKANIPNFYQDHIIRSALVLKLHQYEDTGAIIASSTTSLPESPGSGRNWDYRFSWVRDSFYDLTALSNIGKFDELEEFSKFITGITQSDAGRLQPLYGILGRKVLTEQTLDYLEGYKGNKPVRIGNQAYEHIQNDVYGQAMIALLPLYTDFRFPQDERKEAKGWLKYILDKISMTIDEKDAGIWEFRNLANHHAYSNLFQWAGAAAALKIAKLNEYEDIAQQATELMEKAADYIEQCYDPERQVYRNSNEGENLDASTLQLILMNYLDPTSDRAKKHLEALEAELKGKNGLFYRYLHRDDFGKPQSTFLVCAFWYVEALACVGRLEEAQETFERLLEYGNELKLFSEDIHDEDGSQWGNFPQAYSHVGLMNAAYRIATKLDKPIFLS; encoded by the coding sequence ATGAATAAAAGACATATCTATAATAGTGGAATTATTGGGAATTGTAATTATATAGCACATGTCCACAAAAGCACCAATATCAATTGGTTATGTTGGCCAACATTCGAAGACAGCTTTGTCTTCGGTTGCCTTTTAGATGTTGACAAAGGTGGAGAGTTCAACATTCGATTGGATGACAAACAGATCAATTCCAAACAATATTATCTGGAGAACACCAATATCCTGGTGACAGAAGTCCGCGGCGAGAACGACGGCTTTCGAGTAATTGATTTTGCACCGCGCTTCATCCAATATGAACGGTATTTCAAACCGCTCATGCTCGTGCGCATCGTAGAACCTTTATACGGTAATCCAGCAATCAAAGTTAACTGCAATCCTAAAGCAAACTATGGAAAAGAAGATTTCCAAAAAGCTCGGGGCAGTAACCATGTTCAATTTACGGCAGGGTCCGAAAATATGCGATTGACGACGGATATTCCTATCAGCCACTTCTTCGATACCGATAAGAATAACTTTATCCTGACCGAGAAAAAATATATGATTCTCTCTTACGGTAGCCCTTTTGAAGCGCCATTGGCACATACCGCGGAGGATTTTCTGAATCGAACAAAATTATACTGGCGGAAATGGACGAAGAAAGCAAATATTCCCAATTTTTACCAGGACCATATTATCCGTTCAGCGCTGGTGTTAAAACTGCACCAATACGAGGATACCGGAGCCATTATTGCATCCAGCACTACCAGTCTACCGGAATCTCCTGGGTCTGGAAGGAATTGGGATTACCGATTCAGCTGGGTTCGTGACAGCTTTTATGACCTGACCGCCCTCAGTAATATTGGTAAGTTCGATGAGCTTGAGGAATTTTCAAAATTCATTACAGGCATTACACAGTCTGACGCGGGCCGCTTACAACCCTTGTACGGAATCCTCGGCAGAAAAGTATTAACAGAGCAGACATTGGACTACTTGGAGGGTTATAAGGGAAATAAACCCGTAAGGATAGGAAATCAAGCCTACGAACACATACAAAATGATGTATATGGGCAAGCGATGATTGCCCTTCTCCCACTCTATACGGACTTTCGGTTTCCGCAAGATGAGCGTAAGGAAGCAAAGGGTTGGTTAAAATATATCTTGGATAAAATTTCAATGACAATTGATGAAAAGGATGCCGGGATTTGGGAGTTCCGTAATCTTGCGAATCACCATGCGTACTCCAACTTATTCCAGTGGGCAGGCGCTGCAGCGGCACTCAAGATTGCCAAATTGAACGAATACGAGGATATTGCCCAACAAGCGACAGAATTGATGGAAAAGGCAGCGGACTATATCGAGCAATGCTACGACCCTGAACGCCAGGTTTACCGCAATTCAAATGAAGGTGAAAACCTGGATGCCAGTACCTTGCAGTTGATCTTGATGAATTATCTTGACCCAACGTCGGATCGAGCAAAAAAACATCTGGAGGCCTTGGAGGCTGAATTAAAAGGCAAGAATGGGTTATTCTACCGCTACTTGCATCGGGATGATTTTGGGAAACCACAATCCACATTCCTTGTTTGTGCGTTTTGGTATGTTGAAGCATTGGCATGTGTCGGCAGGTTGGAAGAAGCTCAGGAAACCTTTGAACGTTTATTGGAATATGGTAATGAACTGAAATTATTCTCCGAAGATATCCACGATGAGGACGGAAGCCAATGGGGAAACTTTCCGCAGGCCTACAGTCATGTCGGATTAATGAATGCCGCCTATCGAATTGCTACCAAACTCGATAAGCCGATATTCCTTTCTTAG
- a CDS encoding DUF4382 domain-containing protein gives MKAFLGFTAVAAALALASCSTDSTGTSGGTTPFTLKMTDAPGFYDAINLNLDAVEIITEGGREVIDIDDNLPFDILKFRLGRDTVLASHDVPSGRLQEIRLILDDEGNDVWIDGQRHDLTTPSGQSSGVKIKVQDDLIPNMAYTLLLDFDASRSIHTTGNGKYMLKPVIRAIPVAVSGVVKGIVTPIAAEPHVYAIHGQDTIAGTMSTTMGEFYFPGIPQGDYTISVVPTNPAFLTKNVDVTVTTGQTKDLGTITLEAK, from the coding sequence ATGAAAGCATTTTTAGGATTTACAGCTGTAGCAGCGGCATTAGCGCTAGCTAGCTGTAGTACAGATTCAACGGGAACTTCCGGAGGAACGACGCCATTCACATTGAAAATGACCGATGCACCAGGTTTTTATGATGCCATCAATTTAAATTTAGATGCTGTGGAAATTATTACCGAAGGTGGCCGTGAGGTTATTGATATCGATGATAACCTACCATTCGATATCTTAAAGTTCCGTTTGGGGAGAGATACTGTATTGGCATCGCATGATGTTCCTTCAGGAAGATTACAGGAAATTCGCTTGATTTTGGATGATGAAGGTAATGATGTATGGATCGATGGCCAACGCCACGACTTGACCACCCCTTCGGGCCAATCATCTGGTGTAAAAATCAAAGTTCAGGACGATTTGATCCCGAACATGGCGTATACACTCTTGTTGGACTTTGATGCCTCGCGTTCTATTCATACCACAGGTAATGGCAAATACATGCTAAAGCCGGTGATCCGTGCAATCCCAGTAGCGGTGTCCGGTGTGGTTAAAGGTATTGTTACGCCTATTGCCGCTGAACCGCATGTTTATGCGATTCACGGGCAGGATACCATTGCAGGAACAATGTCGACTACCATGGGAGAATTTTACTTCCCGGGTATTCCTCAAGGTGATTATACAATCTCCGTTGTGCCAACCAATCCAGCATTTTTAACCAAAAACGTGGATGTCACTGTTACAACAGGTCAGACAAAAGATTTAGGTACGATTACTTTGGAAGCGAAATAA
- a CDS encoding DUF3050 domain-containing protein yields the protein MHKKIEEVNSYIHEERQQLLTHPLYKTIQTVEDLRKFTEGHVYAVWDFMSLLKALQIKLTCTSIPWFASALPNTRYLINEIVLAEESDEYIDGRRLSHFEMYLDAMQTVGANIRPVQEFLDKVQAGITVKDALISGKLDQRIQDFLNFTFSIIEGGEPHKIAAAFTFGREDLIPDMFTSILGSLKEQFPEADLEKLIYYFQRHIDLDGDEHGPLAMQMIMELAHEDERKWDEIKETAKESLQFRIGLWDAIADQIE from the coding sequence ATGCACAAGAAAATAGAAGAAGTTAATAGTTATATCCACGAAGAACGTCAGCAATTGCTGACGCATCCCTTATATAAGACAATTCAGACCGTTGAGGATCTCCGTAAATTTACGGAAGGCCATGTGTATGCGGTATGGGATTTTATGTCTCTGTTAAAAGCATTACAGATTAAATTGACTTGTACGAGCATCCCTTGGTTTGCCAGTGCATTACCGAACACCCGTTATTTGATCAATGAAATTGTCCTGGCAGAAGAATCCGATGAATATATTGACGGTCGCCGACTGAGTCATTTCGAAATGTATCTGGATGCTATGCAAACGGTTGGTGCGAATATTCGGCCAGTTCAAGAATTTTTGGACAAGGTACAGGCGGGCATTACGGTGAAGGATGCGTTGATCAGCGGAAAATTAGATCAGCGGATTCAGGATTTCTTAAATTTTACATTTTCCATCATCGAAGGAGGGGAGCCCCATAAAATTGCGGCGGCATTCACGTTTGGCCGCGAAGATCTTATTCCCGATATGTTCACTTCCATCCTTGGTTCGCTGAAGGAACAGTTTCCAGAAGCCGACTTGGAAAAGTTGATCTATTATTTTCAACGACACATCGATCTGGATGGAGATGAGCATGGTCCATTAGCGATGCAGATGATCATGGAACTTGCCCATGAGGATGAAAGGAAATGGGATGAAATTAAGGAAACCGCTAAAGAATCCCTGCAATTTCGAATAGGACTATGGGATGCTATTGCTGACCAGATTGAATAA
- a CDS encoding MarR family winged helix-turn-helix transcriptional regulator: MENKVVRQLISNIISLRVGIKQFYFQRVKELDLDLTYEMVQVLAVLWREGELNQQDIADAVQKSKASITPLIDNLCKRELVERIPDPNDRRNNKITVTAKGFAYQAKVEPIQQEFLDKIIQDISMDEIKELNNSLVKIRKALY, from the coding sequence ATGGAAAACAAAGTCGTTCGACAATTGATTTCAAATATCATTTCCTTGCGGGTTGGCATCAAACAGTTTTATTTTCAACGGGTAAAGGAATTGGATTTAGACCTCACCTATGAAATGGTACAGGTGTTGGCTGTACTATGGCGAGAAGGCGAACTCAACCAACAGGATATTGCTGATGCTGTTCAGAAGAGTAAAGCAAGTATCACCCCATTAATTGATAACCTATGCAAACGGGAATTGGTTGAACGAATCCCAGATCCCAATGATCGTCGCAATAATAAAATTACCGTGACTGCCAAAGGCTTTGCCTATCAGGCAAAGGTAGAGCCGATCCAACAGGAATTTTTGGATAAAATTATCCAGGATATCAGTATGGATGAAATCAAAGAATTAAATAATAGCTTGGTTAAAATCAGAAAAGCACTGTATTAG
- a CDS encoding HlyD family secretion protein: MLEFFKFNRSTYTEDAQIDGHINPVSSKITGYIKEIKFQEHQQVHQGDTLVVLENEEYKIQVENALAALADARAGHAVVHTEVQIAENSQHIADANLEELKARLQNAEVNYNRFKALMDKDAIAVYQYEEVKTAYESLLAKYKALSAQKTSTQLSTVETNKRTAINDAAILRAQAALDLAKLNLSYTVIVAPYDGILGRMPVEVGQLIQSGQPLFSIVRGKQKWVTANYTEKQMKEIELGKLVTMHIDAFGKKEFKGRIMAVSEATGAKYAMIPVDNSTGNFVKVQQRVPVRIEFTEDNDKHDLDKLVLGLNVVVEAN; the protein is encoded by the coding sequence ATGCTGGAGTTTTTTAAATTCAACCGTAGCACATACACGGAGGATGCCCAGATAGATGGCCATATCAATCCAGTCAGTTCAAAAATAACAGGTTATATCAAGGAAATAAAATTTCAAGAGCATCAGCAGGTTCACCAAGGAGATACTTTGGTCGTATTGGAAAACGAGGAATATAAAATTCAGGTCGAAAATGCATTGGCAGCGCTTGCGGATGCACGGGCGGGGCATGCCGTAGTCCATACCGAAGTACAGATTGCAGAAAACAGCCAACATATCGCAGATGCCAATCTCGAAGAATTGAAAGCTCGTCTTCAAAATGCAGAAGTGAACTATAATCGATTCAAAGCCCTTATGGATAAGGACGCGATTGCTGTTTATCAATACGAAGAGGTAAAGACTGCGTACGAATCGCTTCTCGCTAAATACAAGGCCCTGTCAGCCCAGAAGACAAGTACGCAACTGAGCACTGTGGAAACAAATAAGCGGACTGCGATAAACGATGCGGCCATACTACGGGCGCAAGCAGCCCTAGATTTGGCCAAGCTAAACCTTTCCTATACTGTTATCGTGGCGCCATACGACGGGATATTGGGGAGGATGCCTGTAGAAGTAGGTCAACTCATTCAATCGGGACAACCCTTGTTCAGTATTGTGCGCGGGAAGCAGAAATGGGTTACTGCAAATTATACCGAAAAGCAGATGAAAGAAATTGAACTCGGAAAATTGGTCACGATGCATATTGATGCATTTGGTAAAAAAGAATTCAAGGGAAGGATTATGGCGGTTTCTGAAGCAACCGGTGCCAAGTATGCCATGATCCCAGTGGATAACAGTACCGGAAATTTTGTAAAGGTCCAACAACGCGTACCTGTACGCATCGAGTTTACGGAAGATAACGATAAGCATGATCTTGATAAACTGGTCTTGGGCTTAAATGTGGTGGTGGAGGCCAATTAA
- a CDS encoding heavy metal translocating P-type ATPase, which translates to MTHKHVFNARGVCEICSQTEKVYRNAEKHQGGERTLNQEATKNQSSLESHDHSASDAHEHDHEHDHDHNHEEGDGIFRLFLPAIISLALLLSALAIDHFLKYPWFTGWIRLIWYIAAYLPVGLPVLRDAWKGIIRGNFFSEFFLMGIATLGAFGIQEYPEGVAVMLFYAVGEAFQTLAVSRAKANIKSLLDQRPDEATVIRDGKTQVVKAQDVRIGDIVQLKPGEKLALDGKLLSDNSAFNTAALTGESKPDTKSKGDSVLAGMINLQTVAEVEVSAAYEDSKLSKILDMVQNASKQKAPTELFISKFAKIYTPIVVFLAIGIVALPALFVQDYIFQEWLYRALIFLVVSCPCALVISIPLGYFGGIGAASRNGILVKGGNFLDSLAAVNHVVMDKTGTMTEGVFKVQEIQFDEQFDRDQVLQYVNEIESKSTHPVATAIHEYVGQPMGNIDLNAVTEIPGHGLSATIENKEVLVGNFKLMTKYGIAFPSAHAAIPYTTIAVALDRQYVGFISIADQVKESAAATISALHKMGVKVTMLSGDKAAVVDTVAKALEIDAAYGDLLPEDKVTHLKEIKQQDAIVAFVGDGVNDAPVVALADVGIAMGGLGSDATIETADVVIQDDKPRKIPIAIQIGKKTKRIVWQNISLAFVVKAIVLILGAGGIATMWEAVFADVGVALLAILNAVRIQRTDFTKS; encoded by the coding sequence ATGACCCATAAACATGTATTTAATGCCCGTGGAGTTTGCGAGATATGTAGTCAAACAGAGAAGGTATATCGCAACGCAGAAAAACATCAAGGAGGGGAGCGCACGTTAAATCAAGAGGCAACAAAAAATCAATCTTCCCTGGAGAGCCATGACCATTCGGCGTCAGATGCACATGAGCACGATCATGAACATGACCATGATCATAACCATGAGGAAGGTGATGGGATCTTCCGCCTTTTTTTACCCGCAATAATCAGTCTGGCACTTTTACTATCGGCTTTGGCTATCGATCATTTCTTAAAATATCCCTGGTTTACAGGGTGGATACGCTTGATTTGGTATATAGCGGCTTATTTGCCCGTCGGGCTACCCGTTCTGCGGGATGCATGGAAAGGTATCATCCGAGGAAATTTCTTTTCAGAATTCTTTCTGATGGGTATTGCGACCCTAGGGGCATTCGGCATTCAGGAATATCCGGAAGGGGTTGCTGTAATGTTATTTTATGCGGTTGGCGAAGCATTTCAAACGTTGGCGGTCTCCCGCGCTAAAGCAAATATCAAATCGCTCCTGGATCAGCGCCCTGATGAAGCAACTGTTATTCGGGACGGTAAAACTCAGGTTGTGAAAGCCCAGGATGTCCGAATCGGAGATATCGTACAATTGAAACCAGGGGAAAAGCTTGCACTTGACGGTAAATTATTAAGCGACAACAGCGCATTCAATACAGCAGCTTTGACCGGCGAAAGTAAACCAGATACCAAATCCAAAGGGGATTCCGTTCTGGCTGGAATGATCAACTTGCAGACTGTAGCTGAGGTTGAGGTATCGGCAGCTTACGAAGACAGCAAGCTCAGTAAGATTTTAGATATGGTCCAAAACGCGAGCAAGCAGAAGGCGCCAACCGAATTGTTCATTTCCAAATTTGCCAAAATCTATACCCCGATTGTGGTTTTCCTGGCGATTGGCATTGTGGCATTACCGGCTCTGTTTGTCCAGGATTATATATTTCAGGAGTGGCTTTATCGGGCATTGATTTTTCTTGTCGTATCCTGTCCGTGTGCATTGGTGATTTCCATTCCGTTGGGTTATTTTGGTGGTATTGGCGCCGCCAGTCGAAATGGGATCTTAGTGAAAGGAGGAAATTTTCTCGATAGTTTAGCCGCTGTCAATCATGTGGTCATGGACAAGACCGGTACCATGACCGAAGGCGTATTCAAAGTTCAAGAAATCCAATTCGATGAACAGTTCGATAGGGACCAGGTGTTACAGTATGTGAATGAAATAGAAAGCAAAAGTACCCATCCGGTAGCAACGGCGATTCACGAATATGTTGGCCAACCCATGGGGAACATTGACCTGAATGCAGTAACGGAAATTCCCGGACACGGCTTAAGCGCAACGATTGAAAATAAAGAGGTGCTCGTCGGTAATTTTAAATTAATGACAAAATACGGCATCGCATTTCCTTCAGCACATGCTGCAATACCGTATACAACTATTGCTGTTGCCTTGGATAGACAGTATGTTGGGTTCATCAGTATTGCGGATCAGGTTAAGGAATCCGCGGCAGCCACGATATCAGCCCTTCATAAAATGGGGGTCAAGGTAACGATGTTGAGCGGCGATAAAGCTGCCGTGGTCGACACGGTTGCTAAAGCCTTGGAAATAGATGCAGCGTACGGCGACTTGCTACCGGAAGATAAAGTAACGCACCTGAAAGAGATCAAACAGCAAGATGCAATCGTAGCATTTGTTGGTGATGGTGTCAACGATGCGCCGGTGGTTGCTTTGGCCGATGTGGGAATCGCAATGGGAGGCTTGGGGTCAGATGCTACCATCGAGACCGCCGATGTCGTAATCCAAGATGACAAACCTCGCAAAATCCCCATCGCCATTCAGATCGGTAAAAAAACAAAACGGATTGTTTGGCAAAATATCAGTTTGGCCTTCGTCGTCAAAGCAATTGTCCTTATTCTGGGAGCTGGAGGCATCGCCACAATGTGGGAGGCCGTTTTCGCTGATGTTGGTGTTGCCCTCCTGGCCATTCTCAATGCCGTGCGGATCCAACGGACTGATTTTACTAAGTCTTAA
- a CDS encoding SOS response-associated peptidase: MCYHVGSPSKSELKNKLPKKRIVYQQEQEIFHVSGFTRPVLPVTLNNDVDLVLGARWKLIPYWVKTEQDAAKYANTLNAESESIFEKASYKPYILKNRGLLYVTGFYEPHKASGKKESENYFIYKPQREIFTLGVVYAPFTDQETGETYPTFSIITTPANPLLEEIHNEKKRMPLIIGESDRDAWLFAQGRDEINALIKPYAGQLESHEVIRVTADRSGNTNRADIQNPLDKRTLF, encoded by the coding sequence ATGTGTTATCATGTTGGTTCGCCAAGTAAGTCTGAATTGAAGAACAAGCTTCCCAAAAAGCGGATTGTCTATCAGCAGGAACAAGAAATCTTTCATGTCTCCGGTTTTACACGGCCGGTATTGCCCGTGACTTTAAATAACGATGTCGATCTAGTGTTGGGTGCCCGGTGGAAATTGATTCCTTATTGGGTGAAGACCGAGCAAGATGCAGCCAAGTATGCCAATACGCTCAATGCCGAATCAGAAAGCATTTTTGAAAAGGCAAGCTATAAACCCTATATCCTTAAAAACAGGGGCCTATTGTATGTCACTGGATTTTATGAACCTCATAAAGCCTCCGGTAAAAAAGAATCGGAGAATTATTTTATCTATAAACCACAGCGAGAGATTTTCACTTTGGGCGTGGTCTATGCACCTTTTACGGATCAGGAGACAGGGGAGACGTATCCTACATTCTCCATAATTACTACGCCTGCCAATCCATTGTTGGAAGAGATCCACAATGAAAAGAAACGTATGCCCTTAATCATTGGTGAAAGTGACCGTGATGCATGGCTTTTTGCGCAGGGGAGAGATGAGATTAATGCCTTGATAAAGCCTTATGCTGGTCAGTTGGAAAGCCACGAGGTGATCCGTGTTACTGCGGATCGATCTGGAAACACGAATCGAGCGGACATTCAAAACCCATTGGACAAAAGAACACTATTCTGA
- a CDS encoding fimbrillin family protein, with protein sequence MNNTKLVNRYLGFLAILFIGFSSCQKDVSSDDVAPGKAIVKLNLQESFVQDDNQVNGSKSSTRSTGTTPIVKDTTMMFGGYMVDVQLVDESIAAARGIQTSTSKSNGGIKAASVVKQNKIEEDVIYRMVAFKENGDFFAQQDYVHGEEGTQPPMQVDAGFTYHFIVYSISSKTDAPPAITYEGGVQKLENAKLAGVTQDLMVYVLKNKAIDHGTTNLDVIMQHKFSMITTTINMGSMMNGHITNLSNVRFSGTSASADYKFDTNTITYNNQTAGSQTVTWPDLGSGLRTVTSNPTIVINPTSTDRSLVFGRFAMDDEDIANYTVSGIKVTPGHKYNLILNFRTCTQEAELGKDVLNWFYNETPDQKGIMVDGVFRPNGYVLSKSFNAPYTNYGFTFDFTRLDNAFNMKINGEWMVLDEDEDQIQFQTYDNTANGEGIITRNIEFIDGEEYSDKNGQVNEYGIKTIWDMRGTTANPMIRVSISRSGQISILGSKTDGGELIQLVLKNKARFNPNIKWNRDAANVIEVTQKVSNNTIIQGRGYGKQKVGCPVITR encoded by the coding sequence ATGAACAATACAAAGCTCGTGAACCGCTACCTCGGTTTCCTTGCTATCCTTTTTATAGGTTTTTCTTCATGTCAAAAGGATGTTTCCTCTGATGACGTTGCCCCTGGGAAGGCCATCGTAAAATTAAATCTTCAGGAATCCTTCGTTCAAGATGATAATCAAGTGAATGGCAGTAAATCAAGCACACGTTCTACAGGAACAACTCCCATTGTTAAGGACACCACGATGATGTTTGGTGGATATATGGTCGATGTGCAATTGGTTGATGAGAGCATTGCCGCAGCACGTGGCATACAAACCTCCACTTCCAAAAGTAATGGCGGTATCAAGGCGGCTTCAGTCGTTAAACAGAATAAAATTGAAGAGGATGTAATCTATAGAATGGTTGCATTTAAGGAAAATGGCGACTTTTTTGCCCAACAGGACTATGTTCACGGTGAAGAAGGTACGCAACCCCCAATGCAAGTTGACGCAGGATTTACCTACCATTTTATAGTCTATTCCATCAGTAGCAAAACCGACGCACCTCCAGCAATTACCTACGAAGGTGGTGTGCAGAAACTGGAGAATGCAAAACTTGCCGGTGTAACACAGGATTTGATGGTATATGTACTAAAGAATAAGGCAATTGACCATGGAACTACTAATTTGGATGTTATCATGCAACATAAATTCAGTATGATCACGACCACCATTAATATGGGAAGTATGATGAACGGTCATATCACGAATTTATCCAATGTGCGTTTCAGTGGTACAAGTGCAAGTGCAGATTATAAATTTGACACCAATACCATTACCTATAACAATCAAACAGCTGGAAGTCAAACAGTAACTTGGCCAGATTTGGGGAGTGGTCTCCGTACGGTGACCAGTAATCCAACCATTGTCATCAACCCTACATCTACCGATAGGAGTTTAGTCTTTGGCCGTTTTGCTATGGATGATGAGGACATCGCAAATTATACCGTATCAGGGATCAAAGTTACACCTGGTCACAAATATAATTTAATCCTCAACTTCAGAACATGTACACAAGAAGCTGAATTGGGTAAGGATGTCCTGAACTGGTTCTACAACGAAACCCCAGACCAAAAAGGTATTATGGTCGATGGTGTATTCCGTCCGAATGGTTATGTATTGAGTAAATCATTTAATGCACCTTATACTAACTACGGATTTACATTTGACTTTACCCGTTTGGATAATGCATTCAACATGAAAATCAATGGCGAATGGATGGTTTTAGATGAGGATGAAGATCAAATCCAATTCCAGACCTATGATAATACCGCTAACGGTGAAGGTATCATTACCCGTAACATTGAGTTTATCGATGGTGAGGAATACAGTGATAAAAACGGTCAGGTGAATGAATATGGTATTAAAACCATTTGGGATATGCGCGGAACGACAGCTAATCCAATGATCAGGGTTTCTATCAGTAGATCTGGACAGATTTCCATTCTGGGCAGTAAAACTGATGGCGGTGAATTAATCCAATTGGTATTAAAGAACAAAGCACGTTTCAACCCGAATATCAAATGGAACAGAGATGCAGCAAATGTAATTGAAGTAACACAAAAGGTATCCAACAACACCATTATTCAAGGTCGTGGTTATGGAAAACAAAAAGTGGGTTGTCCAGTAATTACACGTTAA
- a CDS encoding DEAD/DEAH box helicase, whose protein sequence is MEFKNMDLIAPLLKAIQEIGYNEPTAIQQQAIPVLLTGKDIIGCAQTGTGKTAAFAIPLLQKIAQSGLTDNKTQALILVPTRELAIQIGQSLDAYSKYLQIKHTVIFGGVSQHKQVESLKKGATIIVATPGRLLDLLGQKLIDLRALRYFVLDEADNMLDMGFIHDIKKLLKVIPKERQTLLFSATMPKSIRKLAEEILRSPVEVQVSPVSSTAEKVSQQVYHVEKKAKAALLAKILGSGTTQQTLVFTRTKHGANRLVKTLGKSGILTACIHGNKSQNARQQALESFKSGKINVLIATDIAARGIDIHELPRVINYDLPEESETYVHRIGRTGRAGNAGLAFSFCSDEEKPLLLKIQKLIGFQIEEVKQDNKQ, encoded by the coding sequence ATGGAATTTAAAAACATGGACCTGATAGCTCCATTATTGAAAGCTATACAGGAAATTGGTTACAATGAACCAACTGCTATACAGCAGCAAGCAATCCCGGTATTATTAACGGGAAAAGATATCATTGGTTGTGCTCAAACTGGAACGGGGAAAACGGCAGCATTTGCAATCCCTTTGTTGCAGAAAATCGCACAATCAGGCCTTACCGACAACAAGACTCAAGCTTTAATTTTGGTACCCACAAGAGAATTGGCCATACAGATTGGCCAGAGCCTTGACGCCTACAGCAAATACCTGCAGATTAAACACACCGTAATTTTCGGAGGTGTATCCCAACACAAACAAGTGGAAAGCCTTAAAAAAGGTGCAACTATTATTGTAGCCACCCCCGGACGATTATTGGATCTTTTGGGACAAAAACTCATTGACCTTCGTGCGTTGCGCTATTTTGTGCTCGATGAAGCGGATAATATGCTTGACATGGGTTTTATCCATGATATCAAGAAATTACTCAAGGTCATTCCAAAAGAACGGCAGACCCTCCTATTCTCGGCCACCATGCCGAAAAGTATACGGAAGCTTGCAGAAGAAATTCTAAGATCTCCTGTAGAGGTTCAAGTCAGTCCGGTATCATCAACTGCAGAAAAAGTTTCTCAACAAGTCTACCATGTCGAAAAGAAGGCAAAAGCTGCCCTACTCGCGAAAATACTAGGTTCTGGAACAACGCAACAGACCCTTGTGTTCACACGAACCAAACATGGTGCAAATAGATTAGTGAAAACTTTGGGGAAAAGTGGTATATTAACGGCGTGTATTCACGGGAACAAATCGCAGAATGCGAGACAGCAAGCGTTGGAGTCTTTTAAATCTGGCAAGATTAATGTACTTATAGCAACAGATATTGCTGCTCGGGGAATCGATATCCATGAATTACCACGTGTAATCAATTATGATTTACCTGAGGAATCAGAAACATATGTGCACAGAATCGGGAGAACTGGGCGTGCCGGAAATGCCGGTCTCGCGTTTTCTTTCTGCAGTGATGAAGAAAAACCATTGCTGCTCAAAATTCAGAAATTGATCGGATTTCAGATTGAAGAAGTAAAACAAGATAATAAACAATAA
- a CDS encoding cold-shock protein has product MQEEGTVKFFNETKGFGFITPSNGGADVFVHVTGLVDKVRENDSVTFEIENGRKGVNAVNVRLA; this is encoded by the coding sequence ATGCAAGAAGAAGGAACAGTAAAATTCTTTAACGAAACAAAAGGATTCGGTTTTATCACTCCATCAAATGGTGGTGCTGATGTATTCGTACATGTTACAGGTCTAGTTGACAAAGTTCGTGAAAACGATTCAGTAACATTCGAAATTGAAAATGGTAGAAAAGGTGTAAATGCAGTAAACGTACGTTTAGCGTAA